The Falco cherrug isolate bFalChe1 chromosome 6, bFalChe1.pri, whole genome shotgun sequence genome window below encodes:
- the FAM110C gene encoding protein FAM110C, with protein MPTELSRAAGMHGISDLRSALTLRLLSKGPEYLRRQMEAGSPGRRSAVERLAADKAKYVKSRQVIGTRQEPVTALSSASESSGETCSVESRTRRGGFGGGEGAEPPALAEPACPCRPPLQRGPPIARRGTPKRQMRPDSLVIYRQKCEFGRGQSQDSSRGSLVRRIFQGPVKEKQLASPEMPGVMEDTVATESREPLAAQGGDRELSSHGRAEQTVPVSAGAPAVRTKEHERPPTLGLPPEEVKEVKRRGLHRSQSDISSRYSKSFSEFDTFFKYCGLDQEVIEDLGRENFSVVSDNVSFKIRSISVATSESDFTRHSGDEGLLEDELTEQVPSSTSVIERNARIIKWLYTCKKARETSKVIQELA; from the coding sequence ATGCCGACGGAGCTGTCCCGGGCCGCGGGAATGCACGGCATCTCCGACCTCCGCTCCGCCCTCACCCTGCGGCTCCTCAGCAAGGGGCCCGAGTACCTGCGCCGGCAGATGGAGGCGGGCAGCCCGGGCAGGCGGAGCGCCGTGGAGAGGCTGGCAGCCGACAAGGCCAAGTACGTGAAAAGCCGGCAGGTCATCGGCACCCGGCAGGAGCCCGTCACCGCGCTGAGCTCGGCCTCGGAGAGCAGCGGCGAGACCTGCTCGGTGGAGAGCAGAACGCGCCGCGGGGGCTTCGGCGGAGGGGAGGGCGCGGAGCCCCCGGCGCTGGCCGAGCCCGCGTGCCCCTGCCGGCCCCCCCTGCAGCGCGGCCCCCCCATAGCCAGGCGCGGCACCCCCAAGAGGCAGATGCGGCCCGATTCCCTGGTGATCTACCGCCAGAAATGCGAGTTTGGGAGAGGTCAAAGCCAGGACAGCTCACGGGGGAGCTTGGTGAGGAGGATCTTCCAAGGGCCCgtaaaggagaagcagctggctTCCCCCGAGATGCCCGGAGTCATGGAGGACACTGTGGCCACCGAGAGCAGAGAGCCTCTCGCAGCGCAAGGCGGTGACCGCGAGCTGAGCAGCCACGGCAGAGCGGAGCAAACTGTCCCTGTGAGCGCTGGAGCCCCAGCGGTGCGTACAAAAGAGCATGAGAGACCCCCAACGCTAGGTCTGCCTCCTGAGGAGGTCAAGGAGGTGAAGAGGAGAGGTCTCCACCGCTCCCAGTCGGACATCAGCTCTCGCTACTCCAAGTCCTTCTCCGAGTTTGATACGTTTTTCAAGTACTGTGGCCTGGACCAGGAGGTCATTGAGGATCTCGGGAGAGAGAACTTCTCCGTGGTGTCTGACAACGTCTCCTTCAAGATCCGCAGCATCAGTGTGGCAACCTCCGAGAGCGACTTCACGAGGCACAGCGGGGACGAGGGGCTGCTGGAGGACGAACTCACAGAGCAGGTCCCGAGCAGCACCTCTGTGATCGAGCGCAACGCTCGGATAATCAAATGGCTGTACACGTGTAAGAAAGCCAGGGAGACTAGTAAGGTGATCCAGGAACTGGCATGA